The Camelina sativa cultivar DH55 chromosome 14, Cs, whole genome shotgun sequence genome includes a window with the following:
- the LOC104743240 gene encoding protein NRT1/ PTR FAMILY 6.3: MHLGNATAANTVTNFLGTSFMLCLLGGFIADTFLGRYLTIAIFAAIQATGVSILTLSTIIPGLRPPRCNPTTSSHCEQATGIQLTVLYLALYLTALGTGGVKASVSGFGSDQFDETEPKERSQMTYFFNRFFFCINVGSLSFNILFYV; encoded by the exons CAACACCGTTACCAATTTCCTTGGAACTTCTTTCATGCTTTGTCTCCTCGGTGGCTTCATCGCAGATACCTTTCTCGGCAG GTACCTAACGATTGCTATATTCGCCGCAATCCAAGCCACG GGTGTTTCGATCTTAACTCTATCAACAATCATACCGGGACTTCGACCACCAAGATGCAACCCAACGACATCGTCTCATTGCGAACAAGCAACTGGAATACAACTGACGGTCCTATACTTAGCCTTATACCTCACCGCCCTCGGAACGGGAGGTGTGAAGGCAAGCGTCTCGGGTTTCGGGTCGGACCAATTCGATGAGACCGAACCAAAAGAACGGTCACAAATGACATATTTCTTCAAccgtttcttcttttgtatcaACGTCGGCTCTCTNTccttcaatattttattttatgtataa